DNA sequence from the Oxalobacteraceae sp. CFBP 8761 genome:
CTGGGTCAGCGTGACGATCAGCCCGGCCGCTGCGGGCGGCAGGCCCAGCGCGGCGCCGATCGGGCCGACGAGCGGCTGCGCATAATAAAGGTTGGCGACGATGATGCCGGCCGCAGTGGCCAGCAGCATGACCATGCCGGACGACCTGGGGGTGTTCATGACGAACTCCATGGGAGTGAATGAGGGAATGACCCCATGGTAGCCAGTTCGCCGGCGAAGATAATCAGGGCATAATGCGCTTATACCATTCACTTTATATGAACAATCATGGACAAGGTGAAAGCGATGCAGACGTTCGTGCGCATCGTCGAAGCGAACAGTTTCACGCGCGCGGCCGAGTCGCTCGACCTGCCGCGTGCATCGCTGACGGCGACGCTGCAGAATCTCGAACGCTATCTGGGCGCGCAACTGCTGCAGCGCACGACGCGCCGGCTGTCGCTGACGCCCGAGGGCGAGCGTTACTACGCCCACTGCAACACCATCCTGGCCGCCATCGACGACGCCGAAGCCGACTTTCTGGGCGAGCACGCCGGGCGCATGCAGGGCCGCCTGCGCATCGACTTGCCGGGCGCGCTCGGGCGCGCCATCGTGCTGCCACGCATCGGTGAATTTCGCCAGGCGTTTCCGGCGCTCGATCTCACGATCAGCCTGGGCGACCGCCTGGTCGACCTGACCGCCGAAGGCATCGATTGCGCATTGCGCGTGGGCGACTTGCCCGATTCGAGCCTGGTCGCGCGCCGGATCGGCCTGATGCGCTTCGTGATCGCCGCCACGCCCGGCTATCTGGCGGAACGGGGCACGCCTGAAACGGTCGATGCATTGGGCCAGCATGATGCGATCGTGCATTTCTCGGGCAAGACCGGCCGCGCGTTCGAGTGGACGCTCGCGGGTGAAGAGAAAGAAGGGGGCACGGGTAGCGTGGTCCGGGTGGCCATCGATGGTGGCATCGCCGTCAACGATGCCGAGGCCAACCTGCTGTGCGCGCTGCAGGGGCTGGGACTGGCGCAACTGGCCCGCTACCAGGTGCGCACGCACGTGGCGCAGGGCGCGCTGGCTGTCGTGCTGCCCGCCATGTGCCCGACGCCAATGCCGGTCTCACTGCTGTACCCACGCGGGCGCATCGCCAATCCGCGCCTGCAGGCGTTTGCCAGCTGGCTGGCCGGGGTGTTCGAGGCCGACCCTGACCTGCGCCTGGCGGACGCCTGATGCCGGTTCACCCGCCGCTCAGAAGTCCACGTTCATCGACAGCCACAGGCGGCGCCCGTCGAGGTTGTTGACGTAGACGCTGCTATAGGTCGGCGCTGCCGCCGGCGTCGCGCGATACGGCAGGTAGTCGATGAAGTCCTTGTCCAGCAGATTGTAGATCGCAGCATTGAGCGTAATGGCCGGCGTGATCTGGTAGCTGGTGCCAAGGTGCAGCATCGTATAACCCTTGAAGTCGCCCAGCGCGTCCCGGGCCGCGCGGGTGGCAGCCGACGTCCCCGGATCGCGGAAGCGCTCGCTGCGGTATTCGGCGCGCAGCCACGTGTTCCAGTCTGGCGACACGTCCCAGGTCAGGCGCGCATTGAACGCGTGCTTCGGCGTGTCGGACAGCGGCTTGCCGGCATTCGCGCCGCTTTCCTGTTCGCTGTCGGTGTACGTGTAGTTGGCGCTGGCGGCCCAGCCGGCGGCGAGCGGGAAGCGGGTGGCGAGTTCGACACCACGCGTGACGGCCTCGTCGACGTTGATCGACTGGCCGAAGGCGTCGACGTTCGGCCAGTTGCCGAAGCTGACGCAGCCCGGCCGGTTGAGCGCCGGGCGGTAGGTGCAGTTGAGGAGGCCAGTACCGCTGGTGATCTTGTCCTTGAAATCGTTGTTGAAGACCGTGACGTTCGCGGTCCAGCCGGCGCCATTGTCGAAGTAGGCACCCAGTTCGGTGGTGACGCTGGTTTCGGGTTGCAGGTTCGGGCTGCCCACGAGCGGGATCGTGCCCTGGCCACCGAAGCCGTTGATGCCGGGGGTGAGCTGCTCGACGCGCGGGGTCTTGTAGCCCTTGCTCACGCCGCCCTTGACAGTCCAGCGGGGCGAGGCGCTCCAGACCAGGTAGCCGCGCGGGCTCGTCTGGCCGCCGAAGATGCTGTGGTCGTCGTAGCGTGCACCGATCGTCAGCGAGACCCGCTCGTGCAGGCGCCACTCGTCTTCCACGAACAGGGCTTTCTGCGTGAACGCGAACGCTTGCGGCGCGACGCCGTCGATCATTTCCGCATCCCAGTGCTGGGCGCCGATCGTGGTCAGGTGCGTGCCCCATGGCAGCAGGAGCTTCGTGTCGAACACCTTGCTCTCGACTTCCAGCGTGCGGGGCGTGCCGGGCACTGCGCCTGGCGTCCCCGGCGGAATCGTGCGGCCAATGGTTTCCGTGTTGTTCACCATATAGCTGCTGGCCCAGGTGCCGAACGGTAGGCGCGCCTTGTACGACAGCGTGGTCTGCTCGCGGTTGTATTTCTGTTCAGGTCCATAGCCGCCCGTGCCCAGCGTGCCGAGCTGGCCGCGCGTGTTGTCATAGGTCTGGCGCGTCTTGTCGGCGTCGAGCACCAGTTCGTGGTTGCGGTGCGGGGTGAACGCCAGCCGCGCGCCGACGTTGTCGATCTTCTGCTTGACGGGGTTGGCGTTCTGCGTGAGTGGCCGTGCCGGGTTGATCTCGTCATACGCAATGCTGGCTTCGTCGCGGCGCAGGGTGCTGCCGCGCAGCGAGAGTCCCAGCACATCGGTCTTGAGCGGGCCGCTCAGGTAGAACTTGGCGCCCTTGACGTCACCGAACTGGCTGTCTTCCTGTAGCGTGTAGTCGGCTGCCACCGAACCGACCCAGCGCTTGCCGACCTTGCGCGTGATGATGTTGATCACGCCGCCCATGGCGTCCGAGCCATACAGCGTCGACATCGGACCCCGGATGACTTCGATGCGTTCGATCGCACCCACCGGTGGCATGAAGCTGGTCGACGTACCGCCGAAGCCATTTGGCGTGACGTTGCCGGCCGCGTTCTGGCGCCGGCCGTCGATCAGGATCAGCGTGTAGTCGCTCGGCATGCCCCGGATACTGATGTTCATGCCGCCGGTCTTGTCGCCGGCCGCGCCCACATCGATGCCTTCCACGCTTTCGAGCGCCTGCGCCAGGTTGCCGAAGCGCTCTTTCTCAAGTTGTTCACGGGTCAGCACCGTGATCGAGGCGGGCGCTTCACGGATCGTCTGCTCGAAGCCGGCCGCGGTCACGACCACGGTCGGCATGGTCGCCGGCAAATCGTCAGCAATCGCATCGGTGGCAACAGCGGCAACAGCAACAAGCGGCATCGTGCCGATGGCCAGGCTCAATACAGTGCGGGCAAATGGGAGGGCAGGCAAACGGTCAATCATTGTTCAGGCATCCTTTTTATAATTTGAAGCAAAGCTCTGCGTAAAGACGTCAAACGAGGCAAAGATCGCAGAATGGCGCCATTCTAATCGTTAATGCGAATCATTCCCATTCAAATTTCATGACGGGCGTGTCGGATGCTGTTCATGCAACGCCGTGCTGCCCATGCCACCGGGGTTTCCCGCTATGATGTCAGGCGGTGCCCGCCCAGGGCGCCTGTGCCTTACGATCAACCCAGCCACTGGAGCATCATGAAGAAGTACCTGACCCTGACCCTGGCAGCGACCGTTGCCGTCGCCGCCATTCCCGCCGCCCACGCGAACGCCGACCTGGCCAAGGCCAAGGCCTGCATGGCCTGCCACGCCGTCGGCACCAAGCTGGTCGGCCCGGCCTACAAGGATGTCGCGGCCAAGTATGCGAAAGATGCCGGCGCCGAAGCGCGTCTCATCCAGAAGATCCAGAAAGGCAGCAGCGGCACCTGGGGCCCGATCCCGATGCCGGCCAATCCACAGGTGACGGAAGCCGATGCCAAGGTCCTGGCGAAATGGATCCTGGCGCAGAAATGACCCATTGGCGGCCCCAGCCCGGGCCGCCATGACCGTACCTGGCGCGTTCTTTGCATACAAGCAATGAACTCAACGCCAGGAGCGGCCGATGTTCTTGCACAACGATGTCATCGAATACCTCGATCCTCCCGGCCAACTGGTGCGGATTCTCTGGATCGACGTGGCAGATTCCGTGGCTTATACCTTTGCGCTGCGCCGTCCGAGCGCCACACCGTGCAGGACACCGCTGCACGTGCTGGTAGCGGACGTGTCGACCCGGCGTGCCCGGTTACTGCTCACTGACCCTTGCCAAGCACCGCGCGTAGACGCCCCATCCGGCAAGCACCACCTGCTGCAGATGAAGGCGTGGGATGCGGTGAGCGCGCTGCATCGCGACCTGCCGCAACTCTATCTGCCGCGCCCGCGCGGGGTTCTGCTCAACGCCTACAGTCGCGCCCACGGGATCTCCGTCGCCAGCCTCATGCGTTACCTGCGCCGCTACTGGGAGCGGGGCCAGACGATCGATGCGCTGCTGCCCGATTACGCCAACTCCGGTGCGCGTGGCAAGACGCGGGCGGCCAGCGCCGGCGTCAAGCGCGGCCGTCCGCGCAATGGTGCGACGAGCAGCGCCAACGCGGGCACCAATACCGACGCCGCACTGCGGGCGC
Encoded proteins:
- a CDS encoding TonB-dependent receptor — its product is MIDRLPALPFARTVLSLAIGTMPLVAVAAVATDAIADDLPATMPTVVVTAAGFEQTIREAPASITVLTREQLEKERFGNLAQALESVEGIDVGAAGDKTGGMNISIRGMPSDYTLILIDGRRQNAAGNVTPNGFGGTSTSFMPPVGAIERIEVIRGPMSTLYGSDAMGGVINIITRKVGKRWVGSVAADYTLQEDSQFGDVKGAKFYLSGPLKTDVLGLSLRGSTLRRDEASIAYDEINPARPLTQNANPVKQKIDNVGARLAFTPHRNHELVLDADKTRQTYDNTRGQLGTLGTGGYGPEQKYNREQTTLSYKARLPFGTWASSYMVNNTETIGRTIPPGTPGAVPGTPRTLEVESKVFDTKLLLPWGTHLTTIGAQHWDAEMIDGVAPQAFAFTQKALFVEDEWRLHERVSLTIGARYDDHSIFGGQTSPRGYLVWSASPRWTVKGGVSKGYKTPRVEQLTPGINGFGGQGTIPLVGSPNLQPETSVTTELGAYFDNGAGWTANVTVFNNDFKDKITSGTGLLNCTYRPALNRPGCVSFGNWPNVDAFGQSINVDEAVTRGVELATRFPLAAGWAASANYTYTDSEQESGANAGKPLSDTPKHAFNARLTWDVSPDWNTWLRAEYRSERFRDPGTSAATRAARDALGDFKGYTMLHLGTSYQITPAITLNAAIYNLLDKDFIDYLPYRATPAAAPTYSSVYVNNLDGRRLWLSMNVDF
- a CDS encoding c-type cytochrome — translated: MKKYLTLTLAATVAVAAIPAAHANADLAKAKACMACHAVGTKLVGPAYKDVAAKYAKDAGAEARLIQKIQKGSSGTWGPIPMPANPQVTEADAKVLAKWILAQK
- a CDS encoding LysR family transcriptional regulator; protein product: MDKVKAMQTFVRIVEANSFTRAAESLDLPRASLTATLQNLERYLGAQLLQRTTRRLSLTPEGERYYAHCNTILAAIDDAEADFLGEHAGRMQGRLRIDLPGALGRAIVLPRIGEFRQAFPALDLTISLGDRLVDLTAEGIDCALRVGDLPDSSLVARRIGLMRFVIAATPGYLAERGTPETVDALGQHDAIVHFSGKTGRAFEWTLAGEEKEGGTGSVVRVAIDGGIAVNDAEANLLCALQGLGLAQLARYQVRTHVAQGALAVVLPAMCPTPMPVSLLYPRGRIANPRLQAFASWLAGVFEADPDLRLADA